The following are encoded together in the Xiphophorus hellerii strain 12219 chromosome 3, Xiphophorus_hellerii-4.1, whole genome shotgun sequence genome:
- the LOC116717523 gene encoding NACHT, LRR and PYD domains-containing protein 3-like isoform X3 — protein MSHSEEREEACRFSNDDRFEENDNELKAPRSEQENQRSTDFPLGFQRTDQGSSPSPSCLSIKSGKSMDYPVKFKKNEKNTRRFSMPITLSLQSDESENVPVGSKQRSLSERDQQTSEGSTIQTNLDTIFMTLEKDTIKFVKNELKKIQGILDRGRLQNQEEEMLYEQEKKRSKQAILNISLHFLRTMNHGELVDELLNGDFIMSQYEDSDETQLSSNDRLSEEHDNQTGSGRPASDTPYNPSPSCVSMKSDKSKDYPLKFKQSEPDTPYNPSPSCVSMKSDKSKDYPLKFKQSEPDTPYNPSPSCVSMKSDKSKDYPLKFKQSEPDTPYNPSPSCVSMKSDKSKDYPLKFKQSEPDTPYNPSPSCVSMKSDKSKDYPLKFKQALVKTRSCPVDYLTDVKQDYHYQAHKRPNLDSVFQILEENIVTFVRTELKNLYRLLNPEHFQTSNEKNQMVNCDDEEKWGIKEAFVNLTLEFLRGMKQQTTAELLHNKCLVAKSHCKLKSNLRRKLAYVSEGIAKERNPTLLNKIYTELYITEGKPSEVNCKHEIKLIERAHSKPEKTEKTITCEDMFKPITGSDKPIRTVMTEGVAGIGKTVLTQKFALDWAESKIYQHIQFMFLIHFRDLNIMKMKKISLVELINLFFPETKEAEICNFEKFQVLFIFDGLDECRLPLNLKTNDNLTDATQHTSLDVILTNLIKGKLLPSARIWITTRPAAAHQIPPEFVDLVTEVRGFNDPQKEEYFRKRFTEEEESRRIISHLKTSRSLHIMCHIPVFCWISATVLEDAFKTKTKGELPTSLTEMYVYFLVVLSKVKNVKYDEVAENNPLWTPETRDMIQSLGKLAFEQLMKGNLFFYQSDLMECGIDVSIASVYSGVFTEIFKEERGVFQDKVFCFVHLSIQEFLAALHVYLTFTNTGVNLLSEEKSTNMQSQMSRETFELFYQSAIDKALKTPKGHLNLFLRFLLGLSLETSQTLLRGLVIDTATGSSSNQNTIQYIKKKIAEIMCLSKKANLFQCLNELKDYCLADEIQQTLRSSKLKTDHLSPAQLTILVNIMLSSEENLELFDLKKYPVSQNVQLALLPLFIHSTKAVLSYLALTEMTYHALVSGLQSPCGTLKDLDLSNNDLQDSGLKLLCEALCNSNCKLETLRLSGCLITKEGCAVLASALKSNPSHLTELDLSYNHPEESGVKLLSAGLKDPTWALQTLKTEPFGAQFLNPGLNKYACEISMDPSGAHRNLQLSDNNRKVTVGGKKQPHPDDPERFDVLEQLLCKDGLTGRCYWEVEWRGRVSIGVTYKGESDDCAVGMNKPSWTLLCSDDGLSVQHGNKITPIHGDPSNRLGVYLDWPGGIVSFFGVSLDKSTYLHSFTTKFTEPVYPAFGISTDSSLSLC, from the exons ATGAGCCACTCTGAGGAGAGAGAAGAGGCCTGCAGGTTCTCAAATGATGATCGGTTTGAGGAAAATGACAATGAGCTCAAAGCTCCCAG GTCTGAGCAGGAAAACCAGAGATCTACGGATTTTCCTCTTGGTTTCCAAAG GACTGATCAGGGGAGCAGCCCTTCACCAAGCTGTTTATCCATAAAAAGTGGGAAATCCATGGATTACCCTGTTAAATTCAAAAA aaatgaGAAGAACACAAGAAGGTTTTCCATGCCAATAACTTTGTCCTTGCAAAGTGATGAATCTGAAAATGTTCCTGTTGGTTCTAAACAACGTTCATTGTCAGA GAGGGACCAGCAAACATCAGAGGGATCCACCATTCAAACAAACCTGGACACAATATTTATG aCCCTTGAAAAGGACACTATTAAGTTTGTGAAGAATGAGCTAAAGAAGATTCAGGGGATTTTGGACAGAGGGCGATTACAAAACCAAGAAGAAGAGATGCTATATgagcaggagaagaagagaagCAAACAAGCTATTCTGAACATCTCTCTGCATTTTCTGAGAACAATGAATCATGGGGAGCTTGTTGATGAACTACTAAACG GTGACTTCATCATGAGCCAGTATGAGGACAGTGATGAGACGCAGCTGTCCTCAAATGATAGACTGTCTGAAGAACATGACAATCAGACTGGATCTGGGAG ACCTGCATCTGACACACCTTATAATCCTTCCCCAAGCTGTGTGTCCATGAAGAGTGACAAATCTAAGGATTACCCACTGAAGTTCAAACA ATCTGAACCTGACACACCTTATAATCCTTCCCCAAGCTGTGTGTCCATGAAAAGTGACAAATCTAAGGATTACCCACTGAAGTTCAAACA ATCTGAACCTGACACACCTTATAATCCTTCCCCAAGCTGTGTGTCCATGAAAAGTGACAAATCTAAGGATTACCCACTGAAGTTCAAACA ATCTGAACCTGACACACCTTATAATCCTTCCCCAAGCTGTGTGTCCATGAAAAGTGACAAATCTAAGGATTACCCACTGAAGTTCAAACA ATCTGAACCTGACACACCTTATAATCCTTCCCCAAGCTGTGTGTCCATGAAAAGTGACAAATCTAAGGATTACCCACTGAAGTTTAAACA ggCTTTGGTGAAAACAAGAAGCTGTCCTGTAGATTATCTTACTGATGTCAAACAGGA ttATCACTACCAAGCTCACAAGAGGCCAAATCTGGACTCAGTATTTCAG ATTCTTGAGGAAAACATTGTTACTTTTGTGAGGACTGAGCTAAAGAATCTTTATCGGTTGTTAAATCCAGAACACTTTCAAACCTCCAATGAGAAAAATCAGATGGTTAATTGTGACGATGAAGAGAAGTGGGGCATCAAAGAAGCTTTTGTCAACTTAACGCTGGAGTTTTTGAGGGGAATGAAGCAACAGACGACTGCTGAGTTGCTACACAACA aatgCCTTGTGGCCAAGAGTCACTGCAAACTCAAATCTAATCTAAGGAGGAAGTTGGCGTATGTATCTGAAGGAATCGCcaaagaaagaaatccaactctTCTAAATAAGATCTACACCGAGCTCTACATCACTGAGGGAAAGCCTTCAGAAGTCAACtgtaaacatgaaataaaactgattgaaaGAGCTCACTCAAAgccagaaaaaacagaaaaaacaatcacTTGTGAAGATATGTTTAAGCCCATTACTGGAAGTGataaaccaatcagaacagtgatgacagaGGGAGTGGCTGGCATCGGGAAAACAGTCTTAACACAGAAGTTTGCACTGGACTGGGCAGAAAGCAAAATTTACCAGCACAtccagtttatgtttttgattcattttaggGATTTGAACATcatgaagatgaaaaaaataagtttggtTGAACTTATTAATCTCTTCTTTCCTGAAACCAAAGAAGCAGAAATCTGCAACTTTGAAAAGTTTCAggttttattcatctttgatGGTTTGGATGAGTGTCGGCTTCCTTTGAACTTGAAGACTAATGACAATCTGACAGATGCTACACAACACACATCACTAGATGTGATACTAACAAACCTTATCAAGGGGAAATTACTTCCCTCAGCTCGTATCTGGATCACAACTCGACCTGCAGCAGCCCATCAGATCCCTCCTGAGTTTGTTGACCTGGTGACTGAAGTCAGAGGATTCAATGATCctcagaaggaggagtacttcagaaAGAGAttcacagaggaagaggaaagcaGAAGGATAATTTCTCATCTCAAGACATCAAGAAGTCTCCACATTATGTGTCACATTCCTGTCTTCTGCTGGATCTCAGCAACAGTTCTGGAAGATGCCTTTAAAACGAAAACCAAAGGAGAGCTGCCCACCTCCCTAACAGAGATGTATGTCTACTTCCTGGTGGTTCTGtccaaagtgaaaaatgtgaagtATGATGAAGTAGCTGAAAATAATCCCCTATGGACTCCAGAGACCAGAGATATGATTCAGTCATTGGGGAAACTGGCCTTTGAGCAGTTAATGAAAGGCAACCTGTTCTTCTATCAATCTGACCTGATGGAGTGTGGCATCGATGTCAGCATAGCATCAGTCTATTCAGGGGTGTTCACAGAGATTTTTAAAGAGGAGAGGGGGGTATTTCAAgataaagtgttttgttttgtccatCTGAGCATTCAGGAGTTTCTAGCAGCTCTCCATGTCTATCTGACATTCACCAACACTGGAGTCAATCTGCTGTCAGAAGAGAAATCTACAAACATGCAGTCCCAAATGTCCAGAGAGACATTTGAGCTCTTCTACCAGAGTGCTATAGACAAAGCTTTAAAGACCCCAAAGGGACATCTGAATCTGTTTCTTCGCTTCCTGTTGGGTCTTTCTCTAGAAACCAGTCAGACACTTCTCAGAGGTCTTGTAATAGACACAGCAACCGGAAGCAGTTCCAATCAAAATACCATTCAGTACATCAAGAAGAAGATTGCAGAAATCATGTGTCTGTCTAAGAAAGCCAATTTATTTCAGTGCCTGAACGAGCTGAAGGATTATTGTCTTGCAGACGAGATTCAACAAACTCTGAGAtcatcaaaactgaaaacagatcaTCTTTCTCCTGCTCAGTTGACAATTCTAGTCAACATCATGTTGTCTTCGGAGGAGAATCTGGAactgtttgacctgaagaaatatCCAGTTTCACAGAATGTTCAGTTGGCTCTTTTGCCACTGTTCATACATTCTACCAAAGCtgt GCTCAGCTACCTTGCTCTGACAGAGATGACCTACCATGCTCTGGTCTCAGGCCTCCAGTCTCCATGTGGCACGCTGAAGGACTTGGACCTCAGTAACAAtgacctgcaggattcaggccTGAAGTTGCTGTGTGAAGCACTTTGCAATTCAAATTGCAAACTGGAAACTCTGAG GTTGTCAGGCTGTCTAATCACCAAAGAgggctgtgcagttctggcatcagctctgaagtccaacccctCTCACCTCACAGAGTTAGatctgagctacaatcatccagaaGAATCTGGAGTGAAACTCCTTTCTGCAGGACTGAAAGACCCAACCTGGGCATTGCAGACTCTGAA AACGGAACCATTTGGAGCACAGTTTTTAAACCCTGGTCTGAACAAAT ATGCCTGTGAAATCTCAATGGATCCTAGCGGTGCTCACAGAAACCTCCAACTCTCTGACAACAACAGAAAAGTGACAGTGGGAGGAAAGAAGCAGCCACATCCTGATGATCCAGAGAGGTTTGACGTTTTGGAACAGCTGCTGTGTAAAGATGGTCTtactggtcgctgttactgggaggttgaGTGGAGAGGAAGAGTTTCCATCGGAGTGACGTATAAAGGAGAAAGTGATGACTGTGCTGTTGGCATGAACAAGCCGTCCTGGACTTTGTTGTGCTCTGATGATGGTCTATCGGTCCAACACGGAAACAAAATAACACCCATCCATGGAGACCCTTCAAACAGGCTGGGAGTTTATCTGGACTGGCCTGGGGGGATTGTGTCCTTTTTTGGGGTTTCTTTGGATAAAAGTACCTACCTTCACTCCTTTACTACTAAATTCACAGAGCCAGTTTATCCTGCTTTTGGGATTTCCACTGATTCATCTCTGTCTTTGTGTTAG
- the LOC116717523 gene encoding NACHT, LRR and PYD domains-containing protein 3-like isoform X2 has protein sequence MSHSEEREEACRFSNDDRFEENDNELKAPRSEQENQRSTDFPLGFQRTDQGSSPSPSCLSIKSGKSMDYPVKFKKNEKNTRRFSMPITLSLQSDESENVPVGSKQRSLSERDQQTSEGSTIQTNLDTIFMTLEKDTIKFVKNELKKIQGILDRGRLQNQEEEMLYEQEKKRSKQAILNISLHFLRTMNHGELVDELLNGDFIMSQYEDSDETQLSSNDRLSEEHDNQTGSGRSEPDTPYNPSPSCVSMKSDKSKDYPLKFKQPASDTPYNPSPSCVSMKSDKSKDYPLKFKQSEPDTPYNPSPSCVSMKSDKSKDYPLKFKQSEPDTPYNPSPSCVSMKSDKSKDYPLKFKQSEPDTPYNPSPSCVSMKSDKSKDYPLKFKQALVKTRSCPVDYLTDVKQDYHYQAHKRPNLDSVFQILEENIVTFVRTELKNLYRLLNPEHFQTSNEKNQMVNCDDEEKWGIKEAFVNLTLEFLRGMKQQTTAELLHNKCLVAKSHCKLKSNLRRKLAYVSEGIAKERNPTLLNKIYTELYITEGKPSEVNCKHEIKLIERAHSKPEKTEKTITCEDMFKPITGSDKPIRTVMTEGVAGIGKTVLTQKFALDWAESKIYQHIQFMFLIHFRDLNIMKMKKISLVELINLFFPETKEAEICNFEKFQVLFIFDGLDECRLPLNLKTNDNLTDATQHTSLDVILTNLIKGKLLPSARIWITTRPAAAHQIPPEFVDLVTEVRGFNDPQKEEYFRKRFTEEEESRRIISHLKTSRSLHIMCHIPVFCWISATVLEDAFKTKTKGELPTSLTEMYVYFLVVLSKVKNVKYDEVAENNPLWTPETRDMIQSLGKLAFEQLMKGNLFFYQSDLMECGIDVSIASVYSGVFTEIFKEERGVFQDKVFCFVHLSIQEFLAALHVYLTFTNTGVNLLSEEKSTNMQSQMSRETFELFYQSAIDKALKTPKGHLNLFLRFLLGLSLETSQTLLRGLVIDTATGSSSNQNTIQYIKKKIAEIMCLSKKANLFQCLNELKDYCLADEIQQTLRSSKLKTDHLSPAQLTILVNIMLSSEENLELFDLKKYPVSQNVQLALLPLFIHSTKAVLSYLALTEMTYHALVSGLQSPCGTLKDLDLSNNDLQDSGLKLLCEALCNSNCKLETLRLSGCLITKEGCAVLASALKSNPSHLTELDLSYNHPEESGVKLLSAGLKDPTWALQTLKTEPFGAQFLNPGLNKYACEISMDPSGAHRNLQLSDNNRKVTVGGKKQPHPDDPERFDVLEQLLCKDGLTGRCYWEVEWRGRVSIGVTYKGESDDCAVGMNKPSWTLLCSDDGLSVQHGNKITPIHGDPSNRLGVYLDWPGGIVSFFGVSLDKSTYLHSFTTKFTEPVYPAFGISTDSSLSLC, from the exons ATGAGCCACTCTGAGGAGAGAGAAGAGGCCTGCAGGTTCTCAAATGATGATCGGTTTGAGGAAAATGACAATGAGCTCAAAGCTCCCAG GTCTGAGCAGGAAAACCAGAGATCTACGGATTTTCCTCTTGGTTTCCAAAG GACTGATCAGGGGAGCAGCCCTTCACCAAGCTGTTTATCCATAAAAAGTGGGAAATCCATGGATTACCCTGTTAAATTCAAAAA aaatgaGAAGAACACAAGAAGGTTTTCCATGCCAATAACTTTGTCCTTGCAAAGTGATGAATCTGAAAATGTTCCTGTTGGTTCTAAACAACGTTCATTGTCAGA GAGGGACCAGCAAACATCAGAGGGATCCACCATTCAAACAAACCTGGACACAATATTTATG aCCCTTGAAAAGGACACTATTAAGTTTGTGAAGAATGAGCTAAAGAAGATTCAGGGGATTTTGGACAGAGGGCGATTACAAAACCAAGAAGAAGAGATGCTATATgagcaggagaagaagagaagCAAACAAGCTATTCTGAACATCTCTCTGCATTTTCTGAGAACAATGAATCATGGGGAGCTTGTTGATGAACTACTAAACG GTGACTTCATCATGAGCCAGTATGAGGACAGTGATGAGACGCAGCTGTCCTCAAATGATAGACTGTCTGAAGAACATGACAATCAGACTGGATCTGGGAG ATCTGAACCTGACACACCTTATAATCCTTCCCCAAGCTGTGTGTCCATGAAAAGTGACAAATCTAAGGATTACCCACTGAAGTTCAAACA ACCTGCATCTGACACACCTTATAATCCTTCCCCAAGCTGTGTGTCCATGAAGAGTGACAAATCTAAGGATTACCCACTGAAGTTCAAACA ATCTGAACCTGACACACCTTATAATCCTTCCCCAAGCTGTGTGTCCATGAAAAGTGACAAATCTAAGGATTACCCACTGAAGTTCAAACA ATCTGAACCTGACACACCTTATAATCCTTCCCCAAGCTGTGTGTCCATGAAAAGTGACAAATCTAAGGATTACCCACTGAAGTTCAAACA ATCTGAACCTGACACACCTTATAATCCTTCCCCAAGCTGTGTGTCCATGAAAAGTGACAAATCTAAGGATTACCCACTGAAGTTTAAACA ggCTTTGGTGAAAACAAGAAGCTGTCCTGTAGATTATCTTACTGATGTCAAACAGGA ttATCACTACCAAGCTCACAAGAGGCCAAATCTGGACTCAGTATTTCAG ATTCTTGAGGAAAACATTGTTACTTTTGTGAGGACTGAGCTAAAGAATCTTTATCGGTTGTTAAATCCAGAACACTTTCAAACCTCCAATGAGAAAAATCAGATGGTTAATTGTGACGATGAAGAGAAGTGGGGCATCAAAGAAGCTTTTGTCAACTTAACGCTGGAGTTTTTGAGGGGAATGAAGCAACAGACGACTGCTGAGTTGCTACACAACA aatgCCTTGTGGCCAAGAGTCACTGCAAACTCAAATCTAATCTAAGGAGGAAGTTGGCGTATGTATCTGAAGGAATCGCcaaagaaagaaatccaactctTCTAAATAAGATCTACACCGAGCTCTACATCACTGAGGGAAAGCCTTCAGAAGTCAACtgtaaacatgaaataaaactgattgaaaGAGCTCACTCAAAgccagaaaaaacagaaaaaacaatcacTTGTGAAGATATGTTTAAGCCCATTACTGGAAGTGataaaccaatcagaacagtgatgacagaGGGAGTGGCTGGCATCGGGAAAACAGTCTTAACACAGAAGTTTGCACTGGACTGGGCAGAAAGCAAAATTTACCAGCACAtccagtttatgtttttgattcattttaggGATTTGAACATcatgaagatgaaaaaaataagtttggtTGAACTTATTAATCTCTTCTTTCCTGAAACCAAAGAAGCAGAAATCTGCAACTTTGAAAAGTTTCAggttttattcatctttgatGGTTTGGATGAGTGTCGGCTTCCTTTGAACTTGAAGACTAATGACAATCTGACAGATGCTACACAACACACATCACTAGATGTGATACTAACAAACCTTATCAAGGGGAAATTACTTCCCTCAGCTCGTATCTGGATCACAACTCGACCTGCAGCAGCCCATCAGATCCCTCCTGAGTTTGTTGACCTGGTGACTGAAGTCAGAGGATTCAATGATCctcagaaggaggagtacttcagaaAGAGAttcacagaggaagaggaaagcaGAAGGATAATTTCTCATCTCAAGACATCAAGAAGTCTCCACATTATGTGTCACATTCCTGTCTTCTGCTGGATCTCAGCAACAGTTCTGGAAGATGCCTTTAAAACGAAAACCAAAGGAGAGCTGCCCACCTCCCTAACAGAGATGTATGTCTACTTCCTGGTGGTTCTGtccaaagtgaaaaatgtgaagtATGATGAAGTAGCTGAAAATAATCCCCTATGGACTCCAGAGACCAGAGATATGATTCAGTCATTGGGGAAACTGGCCTTTGAGCAGTTAATGAAAGGCAACCTGTTCTTCTATCAATCTGACCTGATGGAGTGTGGCATCGATGTCAGCATAGCATCAGTCTATTCAGGGGTGTTCACAGAGATTTTTAAAGAGGAGAGGGGGGTATTTCAAgataaagtgttttgttttgtccatCTGAGCATTCAGGAGTTTCTAGCAGCTCTCCATGTCTATCTGACATTCACCAACACTGGAGTCAATCTGCTGTCAGAAGAGAAATCTACAAACATGCAGTCCCAAATGTCCAGAGAGACATTTGAGCTCTTCTACCAGAGTGCTATAGACAAAGCTTTAAAGACCCCAAAGGGACATCTGAATCTGTTTCTTCGCTTCCTGTTGGGTCTTTCTCTAGAAACCAGTCAGACACTTCTCAGAGGTCTTGTAATAGACACAGCAACCGGAAGCAGTTCCAATCAAAATACCATTCAGTACATCAAGAAGAAGATTGCAGAAATCATGTGTCTGTCTAAGAAAGCCAATTTATTTCAGTGCCTGAACGAGCTGAAGGATTATTGTCTTGCAGACGAGATTCAACAAACTCTGAGAtcatcaaaactgaaaacagatcaTCTTTCTCCTGCTCAGTTGACAATTCTAGTCAACATCATGTTGTCTTCGGAGGAGAATCTGGAactgtttgacctgaagaaatatCCAGTTTCACAGAATGTTCAGTTGGCTCTTTTGCCACTGTTCATACATTCTACCAAAGCtgt GCTCAGCTACCTTGCTCTGACAGAGATGACCTACCATGCTCTGGTCTCAGGCCTCCAGTCTCCATGTGGCACGCTGAAGGACTTGGACCTCAGTAACAAtgacctgcaggattcaggccTGAAGTTGCTGTGTGAAGCACTTTGCAATTCAAATTGCAAACTGGAAACTCTGAG GTTGTCAGGCTGTCTAATCACCAAAGAgggctgtgcagttctggcatcagctctgaagtccaacccctCTCACCTCACAGAGTTAGatctgagctacaatcatccagaaGAATCTGGAGTGAAACTCCTTTCTGCAGGACTGAAAGACCCAACCTGGGCATTGCAGACTCTGAA AACGGAACCATTTGGAGCACAGTTTTTAAACCCTGGTCTGAACAAAT ATGCCTGTGAAATCTCAATGGATCCTAGCGGTGCTCACAGAAACCTCCAACTCTCTGACAACAACAGAAAAGTGACAGTGGGAGGAAAGAAGCAGCCACATCCTGATGATCCAGAGAGGTTTGACGTTTTGGAACAGCTGCTGTGTAAAGATGGTCTtactggtcgctgttactgggaggttgaGTGGAGAGGAAGAGTTTCCATCGGAGTGACGTATAAAGGAGAAAGTGATGACTGTGCTGTTGGCATGAACAAGCCGTCCTGGACTTTGTTGTGCTCTGATGATGGTCTATCGGTCCAACACGGAAACAAAATAACACCCATCCATGGAGACCCTTCAAACAGGCTGGGAGTTTATCTGGACTGGCCTGGGGGGATTGTGTCCTTTTTTGGGGTTTCTTTGGATAAAAGTACCTACCTTCACTCCTTTACTACTAAATTCACAGAGCCAGTTTATCCTGCTTTTGGGATTTCCACTGATTCATCTCTGTCTTTGTGTTAG